Proteins encoded together in one Columba livia isolate bColLiv1 breed racing homer chromosome 3, bColLiv1.pat.W.v2, whole genome shotgun sequence window:
- the IAH1 gene encoding isoamyl acetate-hydrolyzing esterase 1 homolog isoform X4 translates to MGGVRVGEAGQCDVVNRGFSGYNTRWAKLILPRLITKSTGAESTVAVIIFFGANDSALKDLNPKQHVPLEEYAENLKSMIRYLKSVDVTEDRVILITPPPLHEPTWEKECLAKGDKLNRHNATTGEYAQACVQAAMDCGTDVIDLWTLMQKNEDFSSYLSDGLHLSTQGNSFLAAQLWSRLEKKLSAFPTLLPYWRDVDHTDPAASLL, encoded by the exons ATGGGGGGCGTTCGTGTCGGAGAGGCTGGTCAG tgTGATGTTGTGAACCGTGGATTCTCCGGGTACAACACCAGATGGGCTAAACTGATCCTTCCAAGGCTGATCACTAAAAGCACTGGTGCTGAGAGCACTGTTGCGGTTATTATCTTCTTTGGAGCCAATGACAGTGCTTTGAAAG ATCTGAACCCCAAGCAACACGTTCCTCTGGAGGAATACGCTGAGAACTTAAAGAGCATGATACGGTATCTGAAGTCAGTAGACGTTACTGAAGACAGGGTTATTTTGATAACGCCGCCACCTCTTCATGAACCAACTTGGGAAAAGGAATGTCTTGCCAAAG GTGACAAATTAAATCGCCACAATGCCACCACCGGGGAATACGCCCAGGCCTGTGTTCAGGCAGCTATGGACTGTGGAACGGATGTAATTGACCTTTGGACATTGATGCAAAAAAATGAG GATTTCTCTTCCTACTTGTCTGATGGTCTTCATTTATCAACACAAGGCAACAGCTTTCTAGCAGCACAACTTTGGTCACGCCTGGAAAAAAAACTGTCAGCTTTTCCGACTCTGCTCCCTTACTGGCGCGACGTGGACCACACGGACCCCGCGGCCAGCCTGCTGTGA
- the IAH1 gene encoding isoamyl acetate-hydrolyzing esterase 1 homolog isoform X3 produces the protein MALAEAGARGRHLLWPRVVLFGDSITEHSFQGSGWGAFVSERLVRKCDVVNRGFSGYNTRWAKLILPRLITKSTGAESTVAVIIFFGANDSALKDLNPKQHVPLEEYAENLKSMIRYLKSVDVTEDRVILITPPPLHEPTWEKECLAKGDKLNRHNATTGEYAQACVQAAMDCGTDVIDLWTLMQKNEDFSSYLSDGLHLSTQGNSFLAAQLWSRLEKKLSAFPTLLPYWRDVDHTDPAASLL, from the exons ATGGCGCTGGCGGAGGCGGGAGCCCGCGGGCGGCACCTGCTCTGGCCCCGCGTCGTCCTCTTCGGAGACTCCATCACTGAG CACTCCTTCCAGGGAAGCGGATGGGGGGCGTTCGTGTCGGAGAGGCTGGTCAG aaagtgTGATGTTGTGAACCGTGGATTCTCCGGGTACAACACCAGATGGGCTAAACTGATCCTTCCAAGGCTGATCACTAAAAGCACTGGTGCTGAGAGCACTGTTGCGGTTATTATCTTCTTTGGAGCCAATGACAGTGCTTTGAAAG ATCTGAACCCCAAGCAACACGTTCCTCTGGAGGAATACGCTGAGAACTTAAAGAGCATGATACGGTATCTGAAGTCAGTAGACGTTACTGAAGACAGGGTTATTTTGATAACGCCGCCACCTCTTCATGAACCAACTTGGGAAAAGGAATGTCTTGCCAAAG GTGACAAATTAAATCGCCACAATGCCACCACCGGGGAATACGCCCAGGCCTGTGTTCAGGCAGCTATGGACTGTGGAACGGATGTAATTGACCTTTGGACATTGATGCAAAAAAATGAG GATTTCTCTTCCTACTTGTCTGATGGTCTTCATTTATCAACACAAGGCAACAGCTTTCTAGCAGCACAACTTTGGTCACGCCTGGAAAAAAAACTGTCAGCTTTTCCGACTCTGCTCCCTTACTGGCGCGACGTGGACCACACGGACCCCGCGGCCAGCCTGCTGTGA
- the ADAM17 gene encoding disintegrin and metalloproteinase domain-containing protein 17 isoform X2, which produces MLVVADHRFFKYMGRGEESTTINYLIELIDRVDDIYRNTSWDNGAFNGYGIQIEQILIHNEPHTVKPGEKHYNMAKSYPDDKKDAWDVKMLLEQFSFDIAEKAAHVCLAHLFTYQDFDMGTLGLAYVGSPRPNSHGGICPKAYYSQIAKKDIYLNSGLTSTKNYGKTILTKEADLVTTHELGHNFGAEHDPDSLPECAPTEDQGGKYVMYPIAVSGDHENNKMFSSCSKKSIHRTIEIKAQECFKERNNKVCGNSRVDEGEECDPGLLYQQADPCCSADCKLKDGAKCSDRNSPCCKGCQFESAQKKCQEAINATCKGESFCTGNSSECPPPGNAPDDTVCVDMGKCKDGECVPFCEREKNLRSCACNETDNSCKVCCRDEQDRCIPYVDANDQFLFLRKGKPCTVGFCDTNGKCEKQVQDVIERFWDFIDQLSINTFGKFLADNIVGSVLVFSLLFWIPLSILVHCVDKKLDKQYEENTKSLFCPSNVEMLSSLDSASVRIIKPFPAAQSTSRHQPLQPITAVPAVPAAPKQDHQRMDTIQEDPSTDSHIDEDGFEKDPFPNSSSAAKSFEDLTDHPVIRSEKASSFKLQRQNRVDSKETEC; this is translated from the exons ATGTTGGTAGTGGCAGATCATCGTTTTTTCAAGTATATGGGCCGTGGGGAAGAAAGTACTACTATAAACTATTTG ATTGAATTGATAGACAGAGTAGATGACATCTACCGAAATACTTCCTGGGACAATGGAGCCTTCAATGGGTACGGCATACAGATAGAGCAG ATTCTCATCCACAATGAGCCACATACTGTAAAACCTGGAGAAAAGCATTACAATATGGCAAAAAGTTACCcagatgataagaaagatgcCTGGGATGTGAAAATGCTGCTAGAG caatttAGCTTTGACATTGCTGAGAAAGCAGCTCACGTGTGCCTTGCTCATCTCTTCACGTATCAAGATTTTGACATGGGAACACTTGGACTGGCCTATGTTGGCTCTCCTAGACCTAACAGCCATGGTGGCATTTGTCCTAAAG CTTATTATAGTCAAATTGCAAAGAAGGACATCTATCTGAACAGTGGCTTAACCAGCACCAAGAACTATGGGAAGACCATCCTCACAAAG GAGGCTGACCTGGTTACAACGCATGAACTCGGACATAACTTTGGAGCAGAGCATGATCCTGATAGTCTGCCGGAATGTGCCCCCACTGAAGACCAGGGAGGGAAATACGTTATGTATCCAATTGCTGTCAGTGGAGATCATGAAAACAACAAG ATGTTCTCAAGCTGCAGCAAAAAATCCATCCATAGGACCATAGAGATCAAGGCCCAGGAGTGCTTCAAAGAGCGCAACAACAAAGTGTGCGGGAACTCCAGGGTGGATGAAGGGGAGGAATGCGATCCTGGCCTCTTGTACCAGCAGGCTGATCCCTGCTGCTCCGCAGACTGTAAGCTGAAAGATGGTGCCAAGTGCAG TGATCGGAACAGTCCCTGCTGTAAAGGCTGCCAGTTTGAAAGTGCGCAGAAGAAATGCCAGGAAGCCATAAATGCCACTTGCAAAGGAGAGTCTTTTTGCACCG GGAACAGCAGTGAGTGCCCTCCTCCAGGGAATGCTCCAGACGACACAGTCTGTGTGGACATGGGGAAGTGCAAGGATGGGGAGTGCGTCCCTTTCTGCGAGAGGGAGAAGAACCTCCGGTCGTGTGCGTGCAACG AAACAGATAATTCCTGCAAGGTGTGCTGCCGGGACGAGCAGGATAGGTGCATCCCGTATGTCGATGCTAATGACCAGTTCCTGTTCCTGCGGAAGGGGAAGCCTTGCACCGTGGGCTTCTGTGATACAAAC GGTAAATGCGAGAAGCAAGTACAGGATGTGATTGAACGATTTTGGGATTTCATCGACCAACTCAGCATCAATACTTTTG GCAAGTTCCTAGCGGATAATATAGTGGGCTCTGTGCTCGTCTTCTCGTTGCTCTTTTGGATTCCTCTCAGCATCCTTGTGCACTGCGTG GACAAGAAATTGGACAAGCAGTATGAGGAGAACACCAAGTCCCTGTTTTGCCCCAGT AACGTGGAGATGCTCAGCAGCCTGGATTCTGCCTCTGTGCGAATCATCAAGCCCTTCCCGGCGGCGCAGTCGACGAGCCGGCACCAGCCGCTGCAGCCCATCACTGCTGTGCCCGCTGTGCCCGCGGCACCCAAACAGGACCACCAAAGAATGGACACTATTCAGGAGGACCCAAGCACCGACTCGCACATTGACGAGGACGGGTTTGAGAAGGACCCTTTCCCAAATAGCAGCTCAGCTGCCAAATCTTTCGAGGACTTGACAGACCATCCTGTCATTAGGAGCGAGAAAGCTTCGTCCTTTAAGCTACAGCGCCAGAACCGCGTGGACAGCAAAGAGACAGAATGCTAG